The following proteins are co-located in the Triticum aestivum cultivar Chinese Spring chromosome 1A, IWGSC CS RefSeq v2.1, whole genome shotgun sequence genome:
- the LOC123052662 gene encoding phospholipase A1-II 7, translating to MSSPMKPGVVGSIASRWRELHGARSWAGLLDPLDADLREFLISYGELASASYDGFNNEERSPHRGACVYSRADVLAASTVSHPEYYSVTKFLYAASGRPDATGPLESNWMGFVAVATDEGVAAMGRRDIAVAWRGSVLQSETANDGDILQVSAAPVLGSYAATNAGAMVHRGFLSVYTSSDRDSMYNKASARDQVLEEVRRLMELHKDEVTSITVTGHSLGASLAILNTVDMVANSINVPLDSSKQLPRPVTAIMFASPQVGNNKFKSAFASFRDLHAIHVKNAPDIIPTLPGPLLGYVDVATATVPINTNRSPYLYPNNRDTYHNLECYLHGVAGDKGDGMDFKLVVDRDVALVNKKVNVLKDQYPVPANWYVAKNKWMVKGTDGHWKLDDFKEV from the exons aTGTCGTCGCCGATGAAGCCTGGAGTCGTCGGTAGCATCGCCAGCCGGTGGCGCGAGCTCCATGGCGCTCGGTCGTGGGCCGGGCTCCTAGATCCGCTGGATGCCGACCTCCGGGAATTCCTCATCTCCTACGGCGAGCTTGCATCGGCCAGCTACGACGGGTTCAACAACGAGGAGCGCTCGCCGCACCGCGGGGCCTGCGTGTACAGCCGCGCCGACGTTCTGGCCGCCTCCACCGTGTCCCACCCTGAGTACTACAGCGTCACAAAGTTCCTCTATGCGGCCTCTGGGCGTCCGGACGCCACCGGGCCGCTCGAGTCCAACTGGATGGGTTTCGTAGCCGTGGCGACGGACGAGGGAGTGGCGGCCATGGGGAGACGCGACATCGCCGTGGCATGGCGCGGCTCCGTGCTGCAGTCAGAGACGGCGAACGATGGAGACATCTTGCAGGTGTCCGCGGCGCCGGTGCTGGGTTCCTACGCAGCCACCAACGCGGGCGCAATGGTGCACCGTGGATTTCTGTCCGTGTACACGTCCAGTGACAGAGACTCCATGTACAACAAGGCCAGCGCTAGAGATCAG GTCCTCGAGGAGGTGCGGAGGCTAATGGAGTTGCACAAGGACGAGGTCACTAGCATAACAGTCACCGGCCATAGCCTCGGTGCTTCGCTCGCCATCCTCAACACCGTCGACATGGTCGCCAACAGCATCAATGTCCCCCTAGACTCCTCCAAACAGCTGCCACGTCCTGTGACCGCGATCATGTTCGCGAGCCCACAGGTGGGGAACAACAAATTCAAGTCCGCATTTGCCTCGTTCCGCGACCTACACGCAATCCATGTGAAGAACGCCCCGGACATCATCCCAACACTCCCAGGGCCGCTATTAGGGTATGTGGATGTTGCGACGGCGACCGTGCCTATCAACACTAACCGATCCCCCTACCTGTACCCAAATAACAGGGATACCTATCACAACCTTGAGTGCTACCTGCACGGCGTCGCCGGGGATAAGGGCGATGGCATGGACTTCAAGCTGGTGGTGGACCGTGATGTGGCGCTGGTCAACAAGAAAGTCAATGTTCTAAAAGACCAATACCCGGTGCCGGCAAACTGGTATGTGGCAAAGAACAAGTGGATGGTCAAGGGCACTGATGGCCACTGGAAGCTTGATGACTTCAAGGAAGTCTAA